TGCCGGTGGTGCTGAACACGTCGTTCAACGAGAACGAGCCCATCGTCTGCACCCCGGAGGAGGCGGTGGCTTGCTTCCTGCGGACGCAGATGGACGTGCTGGCGATCGGCGACTTCTTGGTGGACAAGGGGAACGCTGTCCCAGGGTCCTCAGGCTAGGTGCTCTATTTGGAGATCGTGAAAGCGATGGACGCCCCCGTCTT
This genomic interval from Armatimonadota bacterium contains the following:
- a CDS encoding carbamoyltransferase C-terminal domain-containing protein — protein: DTNPRYWRLIKEFECLTGVPVVLNTSFNENEPIVCTPEEAVACFLRTQMDVLAIGDFLVDKGNAVPGSSG